The genomic segment gattcagaaaccgctgaaccgattttcttgaaattttcgcagatggtgcgtactacatttgttgatatctgaaggggatatcaaaaaatgtggtatccaaatttcggatggtgtacctaggggggctgccccacgctaaaacctaccaaacatatatttagaccaatcacgacaatatgggactcaaatgagaggtatttaggaaaagaaaacgtatcttatatacaattgtcggaccaagtgccagggggacctccccaagccccaaaatatccctaaatcggacatatttaccgaccatggcaatatgggactcaaatggaaggtatttgcgagtagaatacgaatctgatatcaaaatgtgggaccacgtttctatgggtccacccctttcccaaaacacccccaaacaggacttatttactgaccatgggaatatagggcttaaataaaaggtatttgaatgtagaatacgaatctgatatccaaatatgggaccaagtgtttggggggccgtctctcaccaaaaacatccccaaagaggacaaatttcaaatgaaaggtctttgggaataaagcacgaatttgaaatcaatattcgggaaaagtgtctatggggccacccccacaacaccacccaaatagtaagtattttctaactattgcaatatgaggctcaaataagaggtggtgcgttcccaagattcggcccgtccgaacttagcaagcttttacttgttaatactatattcgtatttaactctcaaatacctttcatttgactcccatattgtcccaatcggttaatatgtcctgctggggggttttgggggtggggtagtCCCCCCCAGACACCAaggattaattttttatatcagatttgtactctacttttaaatacctttcatttgatacctatatagtccaaagcggtgaaagtatcctgttaggtggtgtttttggtgacACTTAgtgtgactttttataccctccgccatatactaatttcgtcattatatttgtaactcctcgagatattcctctgagaccctattaggtatatatattcttgatcgtcatgcctttttaagtcgatcttgccatgtccgtccgtccgtccgtctgtctgtcgaaagcacgctaactttcgaaggagtaaagctagccgcttgaaattttgcacaaatttttcttattggtataggtcggttgggattgcaaattggctatatcggtccatgttttgatatatctgccgtatacaccgatcatggatcttgagtcactagagagcgcaattcttctccgatctggctatctgttttgacttccaacaactgcgccaagtatggaccATAATTGGTCTGTAACCTGTTATAGTTCTCCtgcaaaaaccgatctcccgatttgacttcttgagcccttacaagccgtaatttttgtccgattaggctgaaattttgcatgaggtgttttgttatgatttccaacaactgtattaagtgtggttcaaatcagtccataacctgatatggctgtcatattaaccgatctggggtcttgacttcttcagcctataaaggacgcaattctaaatcgatttggctgaaatttcgcatgaggtgttttgttatgactttcaacaactgtgctaagtacggttcaaatcggtccataatctgataaagctgccgtataaaccgatcttgggtcttgacttcttgagcctctagagggtgcaattctcatccgatttggctgaaattttgctagaggtgttttgttatgacttccaacatccgtgacaaatatggttttaatttgtccgtaacctgatatagctaccatataatccgatcctggggcttgacttgttgagcatctagagtttgcaattattatccgatttggctgaaattttgtacaacgacttctctcatgaccttaaacatacgtgtcaattatggtctgaatcggtctatagcctgatacagctcccatataaaccgaccgccCTATTTTACTGCTTAGGGGCTCAtaagggcgaaatttttattcgaattggctgaaattttacacatcaaCTTTTACTattgtctccaacattcagttcaattatggtccaaatcggactataaattgatatttcaGCTCCAATGTCATAGCacttctttccttttatcatatgtttgcctaaaaagagataccgggaatagaactcgacaaatgcgatccatgttggagggtatatacgattcggcccggccgaacttcgcacgcttttacttgtttatgctaAGGTCGTACTgtgctctaaaatacctttcatttgacacctatattgtcccgattgttaAACTTGTCCGTTTAGGTGGGtattgggatggggcgtcccccccggttatttgaccccaaaattatataccaatttcgttGCACCCAGGTtcgagatctggcttttttgaaaattggattaAGGGGagggacataactaaatcgaatcagaaagtgattctgagtcgaatatcaatgggtctatctttcttccttctgagtgttacaaacaaatgctctaagttgtaatacccagTACTACAGTGGTGGtattgggtatacaaatttaaaggtatttagaagcAGATTCAGAAAGCAGATGCTTAGTACACGCACTTGACTAGAAAATCACAAGGACGAAATTGGTGCCTTACAGACCGTGCGTGAATAGGGAAAGACCTCAATGACATGGAAGCACTGAGTTTGGGTGTCGATTTATAATCTATCGCAGACTTGAACAGCTTATCTTTTAATTCATAAGGCCAAAAGGCTGACCCCTACCCAAAAAAATTCGAATAGTTATATCTCCATTACGCTACCGAAAAGTTATGCTGCCGTAATTGCCCTTCCCATACAAGTCCTGCATTATTTCCAAGAAATCCAAAAAAAGATCGAATTCAAACGTTGTAATAAAAACACGAATTGCTACTCacctctctgttccaaattaattataggacatttttttttgatttaatttttactttcaattctCGATTGAATAACAACTAAAATAGATAAAAGAGTTTGAGATAAATAATTCGGAAAGTATAGATTGCTTAGATTTAATAGTGATAGCCGTCATCATCCAAATGACCACTGTGGCTACCACCTGAGGCTGGGGGAATGTAGGTATTTGCTGGGGCTGGAGGAATATAGGTGTTGGCTGGTTTGGGTGCTGGATGATATGCGGGAGCTGGTGCAGGAGCACTATGAGGTACTGCCGCTGGGGCACTATGATGTACAGGTGCAGGAGCACTGTGATATGCTGGAGCAGGGGCAGGAGCTGGGGCAGCATGATGTGAAGGAGCTGGTGGGATATAAGTGTTATCCGGTTTCTTGGGTGCGGGATGATAGGCTGGGGCTGGGGCCGGGGCTGGAGCCGAGTGGTGTACAGCAGCGGGGGCACTGTGATGTACGGCAGCTGGCGCACTATGATGTACCGGAGCTGCAGCATGATGATGTGCTGGTGCTGGCCCTGCATGATGTGAAGGAGCTGGCGGAATATAAGTGTTATCCGGTTTCTTGGGTGGTGGGGGAGGAATATATTTGTTGGAAGGTTGTTCATGCGCCGCATTAAAGGGATTTTGGGGAGGAGAATAATCGTAGCCATCCTCATCGGCTGCGACCAAGGCTGCCATTAGAGCCAAAGCAATTATAAACAGTTTctgcaaagaaaacaaaaaaaattccatataaaTTCCAAACGTTTACCCTTCGACTTTCTTTCACACTTACCATTTTCTCTTAGAGCACTTTAGAATGCACGACTGCGACACATATGCGAACGCAATAAGATCTAGACCAGTTCTGACCAGCCCATTATGCTGTTTTGcctatttatatggaagcccataaaaaaatCCAGATATATTTTGTGGGAcattaaaatttcacttgatTCTATCACTTCAATTAAAATGCAGCATTAATATAACGCTACCACCCAACTATTATGCATATTCTTGTTATGTTATTCTGGCAGCAAATGTCATTGCAGCATTGCTGAGAGAGGAGCGGTTGAAAACCACAATttctaaaactaaaaaaaaaaaaaaatcataaatttcagAAGAAGAACCGCAGAAGCGCATAGAAGCTCTCAAGCAATTTTTAATCCATTATCAATTTTTTACATAATCATAATAATAAGCGCTCCATAAGAGTGGGGGAAATCACCGTTGAAGGTTGTCATTCAACTTAGGGATTATGCAGAAGGGGGTCTTCAGCCAAACATCGAGAACATAAgactattattgttattatttataatgcaaattatttgtttcatatcgaatttgttaaaaatgaaaacaaaaacaaattatgtTGACTTTGAaagaattatattttttttgttgaaccAACCGACAGGTTTACTAGCATCTGTTATGAATTCAAACTAAAATTTAAATGAtaacccataaatgctttaaagcaataaacataaataaaataaaactacccAAGTGCGGCCGGGCCGCATCGTGGCTACTTCCACCAGGGATTCTGCAAAattctgctacaaatttaaacatataaactcatctcgagatcatattcaatgtgTTCTATTCAAATGTGAATAGAAAGCATATCAAAGAACTTATGAAGGTTAGGCAAGTGTGTGCTGTTTTCTAAGCACTTTGACTGGcttggtggatcgcgatttctgatatgcCATATAatgcaaaaatacaaattttgcccatgaacattccattaaggatcaggggcaaacttctcacatatcaatgagtgcagaccgattaaagtttaagctcaatgataaggggcctcctttttataggtgctcaagaattcacagtggaagtgataccaaaacaccacgttcagtcaaatcggacgataattgcactctctaggtgctcaagaattcaagactcaagatcgacCCAGGACCGATTTCGTTCATACttcccacagttgttggaatgataccaaaacaccacgtgcaaaatttcagtcaaatcggtttatatggcagctatatcaaaacatggaccgatttggtccatttacaatcccaaccgacctacactaataaaaagtatttgtgtccaacatttcaagcgcccatatttactccttcgacagtaagcgtgctttcgacagacagacggacggacggacatggctagttcgacttaaaatgtcatgacgatcaagaatatctatactttatggggtcttagacgcatatttcgagatgttaaaaacagaatgacgaaattagtataaccctaccctatgttggagggtataaaaaaccactTCATCACTTTTGTTGTGCACTTGAGCATTCACTGCAAGTGCTTTTTGTGCTTAGGCCACATTGACCAAGAGCACAGCGACGACACACCATatcagtcaaagtgttttgaaaacagcacacacttgcctaacttttataagttctttgctatgctattctggAATATATTCGACAAATCTCGAGAACAttttaaagattaaaataaaaGAGTGCAAATATACGGGTCtatttattccgtttgtaacacctcgaaatattcgtctaagaccccataaagtatatatattcttgatcgtctcgtcgttctgaatcgacaaagccatgtccgtccgtccgtggtttatccagtctctaaggacctggtctaatccggtactggtctaaggattggaccagtgtgtcggtctgcacattgttaaaagccctctcgatgtcattgcataccgccagggtgtacgttttagcatcgaaggattcttctattttatgcacaacctcgtgcagggcagtctccaccgaccttcccttgacataggcatgctgtttgtatttgagcagttcgctggatgtcctactctttatcatggtgtccacaatacgttccatggctttgaatagaaaggacgtaaggcttatgggtctgtaggcttttggtgtcgcataacttgccttgccgggcttgggtataaacacccccctcgccttctgccaggctttctgAGTATATGAGTAGTCctagacacgctgtgaaaattttggccagacgagacgccagatagtctgcctcttgctgtagtaacgccggaaatattccatcaggtcctggtgacttaaatggtttgaagcacctcaaggattccttcatcatacgcctaagccagtaatcggcttgttgtgcactctaaataccaaaaaagtaatctcgaaaaagaaagtctaagaaaggaattctgtgctacttacaaaatccttgattGTTCTCCATGCCACCCCCTAAGTTAGTtaatgtcttgtatagtgtccccacccaagt from the Stomoxys calcitrans chromosome 1, idStoCalc2.1, whole genome shotgun sequence genome contains:
- the LOC106093974 gene encoding uncharacterized protein LOC106093974, giving the protein MVSVKESRRKLFIIALALMAALVAADEDGYDYSPPQNPFNAAHEQPSNKYIPPPPPKKPDNTYIPPAPSHHAGPAPAHHHAAAPVHHSAPAAVHHSAPAAVHHSAPAPAPAPAYHPAPKKPDNTYIPPAPSHHAAPAPAPAPAYHSAPAPVHHSAPAAVPHSAPAPAPAYHPAPKPANTYIPPAPANTYIPPASGGSHSGHLDDDGYHY